One genomic segment of Saccharomyces kudriavzevii IFO 1802 strain IFO1802 genome assembly, chromosome: 8 includes these proteins:
- the IRE1 gene encoding bifunctional endoribonuclease/protein kinase IRE1 (similar to Saccharomyces cerevisiae IRE1 (YHR079C); ancestral locus Anc_5.368), with protein sequence MRVPLRNMLVSALLVWALSSLVLCLDPFLSQTLREQILNDEIAFTKKPNLIYGLEKSIPSHITPSRTTEHFPKEKRSSNPTPNSSDAANNPRTNKKTHNAANSISMPYLENRSLNELSLLDILIAADVEGGLHAVDRRNGHIIWSISPEKFQPLIEIQEPSRLETYETLIIEPCGDGNIYYFNAHQGLQKLPLSIRQLVSTSPLHLKTNIVVNDSGKMVEDEKVYTGSMRTIMYTINVLNGEIISAFGPGSRNGYFGSQSIDCSPEEKIKLQECENMIVIGKTIFELGIHSYDGASYNVTYSTWQQNVLDVPLALQNTFSKDGMCIAPFRDKSLLASDSDFRIARWVSPTFPGIIVGLFDVFNDLRSNENILVPHPFNPVDFESVSSNKVYLDQTSNLSWFALSSQNFPSLVESAPKSRYASSDRWRVSSIFEDETLFKNAIMGVHQIFGNEYDYLYENYGKPNTLDTTPKHPPLMIDSSVDTTDLHQNRDINSLNEYMSTEDLEAYREKVHEQISRELRRKSQNSLLLKVGSLAYRIIETGVFLLMFLTFCAILQRFQILPPLYVVLSRIGFTPEREVPIVEEKILNGSVEPGNTVNSLDLKSGKQVLFKGALNDGGLKSENDNDDGDDDDDDDEKSLDLTLEKKKRKRGSRGGKKARKSRIANIPNFEQSLKNLVVSEKILGYGSSGTVVFQGSFQGRPVAVKRMLIDFCDIALMEIKLLTESDDHPNVIRYYCSETTDRFLYIALELCNLNLQDLVESKNVSDENLKLQKEYNPISLLRQIAAGVAHLHSLKIIHRDLKPQNILVSASNRFTADQQTGVENLRILISDFGLCKKLDSGQSSFRTNLNNPSGTSGWRAPELLDESNNSQYQIETEHSSSRHTVISSDSFYDPFTKRRLTRSIDIFSMGCVFYYILSKGKHPFGDKYSRESNIIRGIFSLDEMKCLHDRSLVAEATDLISQMINHDLLKRPTAMKVLRHPLFWPKSKKLEFLLKVSDRLEVENKDPASDLLLKFDAASNFVIPNGDWTVKFDKTFMDNLEKYRKYQSSKLMDLLRALRNKYHHFMDLPEDIAELMGPVPDGFYDYFTKRFPNLLIGIYMIVKENLGDDQILREFLYS encoded by the coding sequence ATGCGTGTTCCTCTGAGAAATATGTTAGTATCGGCGCTGCTCGTTTGGGCGCTTTCATCTCTAGTTTTATGCTTAGATCCGTTTTTATCCCAAACTCTGAGAGAACAGATCCtgaatgatgaaattgCATTCACCAAGAAGCCCAATCTAATCTACGGCTTGGAAAAGAGTATACCTTCTCATATTACTCCCTCTAGAACCACTGAgcattttccaaaagaaaaacgcAGTTCAAATCCAACACCTAATTCATCAGACGCTGCCAATAATCCGCGTACTAATAAAAAAACCCATAATGCTGCTAATTCGATAAGTATGCCCTATTTGGAGAACCGTTCCCTGAATGAGTTAAGCTTATTAGACATATTAATCGCGGCTGACGTTGAAGGTGGACTTCATGCTGTTGACAGAAGAAACGGTCATATAATATGGTCCATCAGtcctgaaaaatttcagccGCTCATAGAAATCCAGGAACCTTCAAGATTAGAAACGTATGAAACTCTGATTATCGAGCCCTGTGGTGATGGAAACATTTATTACTTTAACGCCCACCAAGGATTGCAAAAACTTCCTTTATCCATACGTCAACTGGTTTCAACTTCTCCACTACACTTAAAAACGAACATTGTGGTTAATGACTCGGGGAAAATGGTTGAGGATGAAAAAGTGTACACTGGATCGATGAGAACTATAATGTATACCATAAATGTTTTGAATGGCGAAATTATATCTGCTTTTGGTCCCGGTTCGAGAAACGGATACTTTGGAAGCCAAAGTATAGATTGCTCACCTGAggagaaaataaaacttcAAGAGTGTGAAAATATGATTGTAATTGGTAAaactatttttgaattgggAATTCACTCTTATGATGGTGCAAGCTACAACGTTACCTATTCTACATGGCAACAAAACGTTCTGGATGTTCCCCTAGCGCTTCAGAATACATTCTCTAAAGACGGCATGTGTATAGCGCCCTTCCGTGATAAATCACTGTTAGCAAGCGATTCAGATTTCAGAATTGCTAGATGGGTTTCCCCGACATTCCCCGGAATTATTGTAGGCCTTTTTGATGTGTTTAATGACCTTCGCTCTAATGAAAATATACTGGTACCCCATCCCTTCAATCctgttgattttgaaagtgTATCAAGCAACAAGGTTTATCTGGATCAAACATCAAACCTTTCTTGGTTCGCACTATCTAGTCAGAATTTCCCCTCATTAGTTGAATCAGCCCCTAAATCGAGATATGCTTCCAGTGATCGTTGGAGAGTATCTTCAATCTTTGAGGATGAAACTTTATTTAAGAATGCAATTATGGGGGTTCATCAGATATTTGGCAATGAATATGACTACCTGTATGAAAACTATGGAAAGCCGAATACTTTGGACACCACGCCAAAACATCCGCCTTTAATGATAGATTCATCCGTTGATACGACCGACTTGCATCAGAACAGGGACATCAATTCATTAAACGAATATATGTCAACAGAAGATCTTGAAGCATATAGAGAAAAAGTCCACGAACAAATATCGAGAGAGCTAAGGAGAAAAAGTCAAAATTCTTTGCTATTGAAAGTTGGAAGCCTAGCTTACCGGATCATAGAGACAGGCGTGTTTTTATTAATGTTTCTCACTTTTTGTGCTATTTTGCAGAGATTCCAAATTTTGCCGCCATTATATGTAGTGTTATCAAGAATAGGGTTCACACCTGAAAGAGAAGTTCCAATAgttgaagagaaaatattgaatggTTCTGTGGAACCAGGAAATACAGTTAACTCACTTGATCTAAAATCGGGAAAACAGGTTCTTTTTAAGGGTGCGTTAAATGACGGAGGCTTAAAATCAGAAAACGATAacgatgatggtgatgatgatgatgatgacgatgaaaaatCACTAGATTTAACcttagaaaagaaaaagagaaaaagaggtTCGAGAGGGGGTAAAAAGGCCAGGAAATCACGCATTGCAAATATACCAAACTTCGAGCAGtctttaaaaaatttagtagtttcagaaaaaattttaggTTATGGTTCGTCAGGAACGGTAGTATTCCAGGGCAGTTTCCAAGGCAGACCCGTTGCGGTGAAAAGAATGTTAATTGATTTTTGTGACATAGCTTTGATGGAAATAAAACTTCTGACAGAAAGCGATGATCACCCAAACGTTATACGATATTACTGTTCAGAAACAACGGATAGATTTTTGTATATTGCTCTAGAACTTTGCAATTTAAACTTACAAGATCTCGTTGAATCTAAGAACGTATCAGATGAGAATTTAAAATTACAAAAAGAGTACAATCCAATTTCATTATTGAGGCAAATAGCGGCCGGAGTCGCTCATCTACACTCTCTGAAAATTATTCACCGAGATTTAAAACCTCAGAATATTCTTGTTTCTGCATCGAATAGGTTTACTGCAGACCAGCAAACAGGAGTTGAAAATCTCAGAATTTTAATATCAGACTTCGGTCTATGCAAAAAACTAGATTCTGGTCAATCATCTTTTAGaacaaatttgaataatCCTTCTGGAACAAGTGGATGGAGGGCTCCTGAATTACTCGACGAGTCAAATAATTCACAATACCAAATTGAAACCGAGCATTCCTCTAGTAGACACACGGTAATTTCATCCGATTCCTTTTATGACCCATTTACCAAAAGGAGGTTGACAAGGTCTATCGATATTTTTTCGATGGGATGTGTCTTCTATTATATTCTATCTAAAGGAAAGCATCCATTTGGAGATAAATACTCCCGTGAGAGCAATATAATAAGAGGAATATTTAGCCTTGATGAAATGAAATGTCTCCATGATAGGTCTTTAGTTGCTGAGGCTACAGATTTGATCTCACAGATGATTAATCATGATCTACTTAAAAGACCGACCGCTATGAAAGTTTTAAGGCATCCGCTGTTTTGGcccaaatcaaaaaaactggaatttcttttaaaaGTCAGTGATAGActtgaagttgaaaataaGGATCCTGCGAGTGACCTGCTGCTGAAATTTGATGCTGCATCCAATTTTGTAATACCTAATGGAGATTGGACCGTTAAGTTTGATAAAACTTTCATGGACAACCTTGAAAAGTACAGAAAATACCAATCGTCAAAGTTAATGGATTTATTGAGAGCGCTTAGGAACAAGTACCATCATTTCATGGATTTGCCTGAAGATATAGCAGAACTGATGGGGCCGGTACCCGATGGATTTTACGATTACTTCACCAAGCGCTTCCCAAACCTACTGATAGGTATTTATATGATTGTTAAGGAGAACTTGGGTGATGACCAAATTTTGCGCGAATTTTTGTATTCATGA
- the LRP1 gene encoding Lrp1p (similar to Saccharomyces cerevisiae LRP1 (YHR081W); ancestral locus Anc_5.373) encodes MEDIEKIKPYVRSFSNALDELKPEIEKLTSKPLDEQLLLLSNERARLELVNRYAYVLSSLMFASMKVLGVRDMTPILNELKRVKSYMDKAKQYDNKISKSNERSQAEQEKAKNIISNVLDGNKNQFEPSISNCNFQGKHTKFENNEPATSTVTKIISNTEQIRKSSNKKIKKPDRVNKKKGGK; translated from the coding sequence ATGGAAGATATTGAGAAGATAAAACCGTACGTTAGAAGTTTTTCGAATGCGCTGGACGAGTTAAAGCcagaaatagaaaaattaaCATCGAAACCGCTCGACGAACAGCTGCTGCTACTGTCTAATGAGAGAGCTAGGCTAGAACTGGTCAACCGTTACGCGTATGTCTTGAGTTCCTTGATGTTTGCCAGCATGAAGGTGTTGGGTGTCAGAGACATGACTCCCATACTCAACGAACTGAAAAGGGTGAAATCATACATGGATAAAGCTAAACAATATGATAATAAGATATCCAAATCTAATGAGAGGTCGCAGGCGGAACAAGAAAAGGCTAAGAATATTATATCCAATGTCTTGGATGGTAATAAAAACCAGTTCGAACCCTCCATAAGCAATTGCAATTTCCAGGGTAAGCATACGAAATTCGAAAACAATGAACCGGCGACCAGTACAGTGACCAAGATTATTAGCAATACTGAACAGATAAGGAAGTCGagcaataaaaaaatcaaaaagccGGACAGagtaaacaagaaaaagggaGGGAAATAG
- the SAE3 gene encoding Sae3p (similar to Saccharomyces cerevisiae SAE3 (YHR079C-A); ancestral locus Anc_5.369), with translation MKYLDKNLNRKQEQIKDYQNMNGTLIKVFERLSAEKKKYVSIFPHRNVSCLNNIYSICDTNRRYSSTKTPKEVSSKYIKELKEYNELRDAGLRLAQIIADEKQCKIKDVFEEIGYSMKD, from the coding sequence ATGAAATATCTGGACAAAAACCTGAACAGAAAGCAAGAACAGATAAAAGATTATCAAAATATGAACGGAACTTTGATCAAAGTGTTCGAACGGTTATctgctgaaaaaaaaaagtacgtATCCATCTTTCCTCACAGAAACGTTAGTTGTTTAAATAATATCTATTCAATTTGTGATACTAACCGAAGATATTCAAGTACTAAAACACCAAAAGAGGTTTCCTCAAAGTACATCAAGGAATTAAAGGAATACAATGAATTAAGGGACGCTGGCCTACGGTTGGCTCAAATTATTGCGGATGAGAAGCAATGTAAGATCAAAgatgtttttgaagaaattgggTATTCAATGAAAGATTAG
- the LAM4 gene encoding Lam4p (similar to Saccharomyces cerevisiae YSP2 (YDR326C) and YHR080C; ancestral locus Anc_5.370) — MSKNPRKKHSWGSNLLRKLKLKRKDKKDRTFSNGAQRPEKDYARTADRNVDAARSKGVVGGLDASSLLKPETFTESPTKASQKAASSLAPSQGVFNIPIVIDPMETNRLEKTNASLTPGSLKCRHQDGSAESNSNSMQSLSVQTMEGEKPTNERREEATNRAEKDTTDSHHAHTTFETFLSFAHNALSHIPKINVQEGDDGSSSKNESRDQKKISSHTSKPLTEKSTDDRKAQSQQEGDSPLLKNLDYILAASASSTPVNQQSKTATTGVKSKPSPLSKFPFGNLKSHVHSSSSPNSNSGEDTSSSKVQKGPSDMAQNVVFEPTRHSHDKSLPGIGNLKLEHFGNSQITLEGGETASTESLSKDEPFGDNNPPLHGNLHDTDKNNLERKPGPKKYPSKLQAVTSSTTDGLKPRRRAKSMVNTMNDKQNGSNDLLRDPKTRFSFNSSNGLVSDDLDDEEREPREMSMKFLNRRSFSPGSISMGMKVLPSTAIKYSLNKVKNSTDIASTIIPKPNISNPRPSSALRRSSSKSVSSTPVNIIEPSNESDRPLNVEIEGVEYASEKKNSEFHAIFKDSGVSPNERLILDHSCALSRDILLQGRMYISDRHIGFYSNILGWVSTVFIPFKTIVQIEKKATAGIFPNGIVIDTLHTKYTFASFTSRDSTYDLITEVWNQIILGKRLRSNSTSINSSSNSVSDDYDDDYDDDYDDENDDFYDNNITDSTDMTSSVTVGKPEDLPVLFQSSGSAANLSAGTGVPPLGPPKHTSTEAIYKPASNEKLINESTIPTPLGKVVNILFGKDVSYITTILKAQKNYDISSIPALVDSPTVSENTKRDYSYVKPTPGAIGPSKTKCMITETVEHFNLEDYVQVLQTTKTPDIPSGSSFYVRTVYLLSWASNNETKLKVYASVEWTGKSLIKTAIEKGTFDGIGDTVKILIDQINTLSTRPAIKKKKSSKEGTLAVSTLPKMEPNSHAPTKPNIQKDKDDIIIRENENLPAPLGTVVQLLFGSNTGYMAKVIARDKNNVNLDVIPKFSPSLTEGATRHYEYTKKLNNSIGPKQTKCLLAETIEHMDINSYVSVIQTTKTPDVPSGNSFTVESKFYLCWGQRDTTNMTVTTKINWASKSFLKSAIEKGSIEGQKTSIDCMLSELKDVIYAAKSKKVVRKRTKSHDKHKRIHNNIERRGSQDHETSNNKDVLTYALNFVRNILSWDILKDIFVYPQKLVLILGMIIMCFWFSRLFFFQGQHNLQIIKPGRLLIDGQEYSYVPSFGTLYSSYENTISSGKKKTNMNYAQDSNPIIGSERDIWDWINDRGSGVLPQKHAILGNVNGHKLQQLADSVEITELQINHIRNMLDSIKENAENT, encoded by the coding sequence ATGTCcaaaaatccaagaaagaaacacAGTTGGGGCAGCAACTTGTTAAGAAAACTAAAACTCAAACGTAAAGACAAGAAGGATCGCACTTTCTCGAATGGGGCCCAGCGCCCGGAAAAAGACTATGCTAGAACCGCAGACCGTAATGTCGATGCTGCACGATCTAAAGGCGTCGTCGGAGGTCTGGATGCTTCGTCGTTGCTCAAGCCTGAAACATTTACAGAGTCTCCGACCAAAGCATCCCAGAAGGCAGCTTCTTCCCTAGCGCCTAGTCAAGGTGTGTTTAACATCCCTATCGTCATAGATCCTATGGAGACAAATAgattggaaaaaacaaatgcGAGCTTGACGCCAGGGTCATTGAAATGTCGCCATCAGGATGGAAGTGCAgaatcaaattcaaattccaTGCAAAGCTTGTCTGTTCAGACAATGGAGGGGGAAAAGCCGACAAACGAAAGGCGAGAAGAGGCCACTAATCGCGCTGAAAAGGACACTACAGACAGTCATCATGCACACACTACctttgaaacttttctttcgttTGCTCATAATGCTTTAAGCCACATTCCCAAAATAAATGTACAAGAGGGCGATGACGGCTCATCTTCCAAGAATGAGTCGAGggaccaaaaaaaaatttcatctcATACATCAAAACCACTCACTGAAAAGAGTACTGATGATAGAAAGGCTCAATCGCAGCAAGAAGGCGACAGCCcgttattgaaaaatttggacTATATTCTTGCAGCATCCGCATCATCAACCCCAGTAAACCAGCAGTCAAAAACGGCCACGACGGGGGTCAAGAGTAAACCGTCGCCTTTATCTAAGTTTCCGTTTGGGAATCTTAAAAGCCATGTTCATTCAAGTTCGTCTCCCAATTCAAATTCAGGGGAAGATACATCTTCGAGCAAGGTTCAAAAGGGCCCGAGTGATATGGCTCAGAATGTGGTTTTCGAACCCACTCGGCATTCTCATGACAAATCTCTTCCTGGTATTGGAAACTTAAAACTAGAGCACTTTGGCAACTCTCAAATAACCCTTGAAGGGGGAGAAACGGCATCAACCGAATCATTATCGAAGGACGAACCGTTTGGCGACAATAACCCGCCACTGCACGGCAACTTGCACGATACTGATAAAAACAACCTTGAAAGGAAGCCTGGCCCAAAGAAGTACCCTTCTAAATTGCAGGCAGTTACTTCCTCTACAACAGATGGCCTTAAGCCTAgaagaagagcaaaatCCATGGTTAATACGATGAATGATAAGCAAAACGGCAGCAATGATCTTTTACGTGATCCTAAAACgagattttctttcaattcctCTAATGGGTTAGTAAGTGACGATttggatgatgaagaacGCGAACCCAGGGAGATGTCCATGAAGTTTCTTAACAGGAGGTCATTTTCTCCAGGGAGCATTAGTATGGGAATGAAAGTGCTTCCTTCCACGGCAATTAAATACTCATTGAATAAGGTAAAAAATAGCACCGATATTGCTTCAACCATAATACCAAAACCTAATATTTCGAACCCTCGTCCCTCTTCAGCATTACGAAGAAGTTCTAGTAAAAGCGTCTCATCTACCCCCGTCAACATCATTGAACCGTCTAACGAAAGTGATAGACCACTCAATGTTGAAATAGAAGGTGTAGAATATGCAagcgaaaaaaagaattcaGAGTTTCACGCAATATTCAAAGACTCTGGCGTAAGCCCCAATGAAAGGTTGATTTTGGATCACAGCTGTGCCTTGTCAAGAGATATTCTTCTGCAAGGCAGAATGTATATATCTGATCGACATATTGGATTCTATTCGAATATTCTCGGTTGGGTAAGCACAGTATTCATACCATTCAAGACAATCGTTCAGATAGAGAAAAAGGCTACAGCGGGGATATTTCCCAATGGAATCGTCATTGACACTTTGCATACAAAATATACGTTCGCATCTTTCACCTCCAGGGACTCCACATATGACCTAATTACTGAAGTATGGAACCAAATTATTTTGGGGAAGAGGCTACGCAGTAACAGCACAAGTATAAATAGCAGTTCAAATTCTGTTAGCGATGATTACGATGACGattatgatgatgattacgatgatgaaaatgacgatTTTTACGACAACAATATCACCGATTCTACTGACATGACATCGAGTGTCACCGTAGGAAAACCGGAAGATTTACCCGTACTCTTTCAAAGCTCAGGTAGCGCTGCGAACTTGTCTGCTGGCACAGGAGTCCCTCCACTGGGTCCACCAAAACACACAAGTACGGAAGCGATCTACAAGCCAGCATCCAATGAAAAACTGATTAACGAATCAACAATACCCACACCGTTGGGAAAAGTTGTAAATATTCTATTTGGTAAAGATGTTAGTTATATCACCacaattttgaaagcgCAAAAGAATTATGATATTTCATCAATTCCCGCTCTTGTGGATTCACCTACGGTTTCtgaaaatacaaaaagaGATTACTCTTATGTCAAACCAACGCCTGGGGCCATTGGCCCTAGTAAGACCAAATGTATGATAACTGAAACCGTGGAACATTTTAATTTGGAAGATTATGTACAAGTTCTGCAAACGACAAAAACTCCAGATATTCCTTCAGGAAGCTCATTTTATGTGAGAACAGTTTACCTTTTATCATGGGCAAGCAAtaatgaaacaaaattaaAGGTATACGCCTCTGTTGAATGGACAGGGAAGAGTTTAATCAAGACTGCCATTGAGAAGGGTACCTTTGATGGTATAGGGGACACAGTGAAGATACTGATTGATCAGATAAATACCCTTTCAACGAGACCTGCtatcaaaaagaagaagtctTCAAAAGAGGGCACTCTCGCGGTGTCAACATTACCGAAAATGGAGCCCAACTCTCACGCACCCACTAAACCgaatattcaaaaagataaagatgACATAATTATaagagaaaatgaaaatttacCTGCTCCATTAGGGACTGTGGTCCAATTATTATTTGGTTCGAACACAGGATACATGGCTAAGGTTATCGCTAGAGACAAAAACAATGTTAACCTGGACGTAAtaccaaaattttcaccGTCATTGACTGAAGGCGCTACAAGGCACTATGAGTACACtaaaaaattgaacaacTCTATCGGGCCcaaacaaacaaaatgTTTATTAGCCGAGACCATCGAGCACATGGATATCAACAGCTACGTTTCAGTAATTCAAACAACGAAAACTCCCGATGTTCCATCGGGCAACAGCTTCACCGTGGAAAGCAAATTCTATCTATGCTGGGGACAACGTGACACTACAAACATGACTGTTACAACAAAAATCAACTGGGCAAGcaaatcatttttgaaaagtgcGATTGAAAAAGGATCCATTGAGGGCCAGAAAACTTCTATTGATTGTATGCTATCCGAATTAAAGGACGTCATTTACGCTGCCAAAAGTAAAAAAGTCgtgagaaaaagaacaaagagCCACGACAAGCATAAACGTATTCATAATAATATTGAGCGGAGAGGCTCTCAAGACCATGAGACAAGCAATAATAAGGATGTTTTGACGTAtgctttgaattttgttcgaaatattttgagttGGGATATTCTTAAGGATATTTTTGTGTATCCTCAGAAATTAGTTTTGATCCTGGGTATGATCATCATGTGCTTTTGGTTCTCAaggcttttcttttttcaaggtcAGCATaatcttcaaatcatcaaacCGGGAAGGTTGCTCATTGACGGTCAAGAATATAGTTATGTGCCCAGTTTTGGAACACTATATAGCTCATATGAGAATACCATATCATCtggcaagaagaaaacaaatatGAATTACGCACAAGATAGCAACCCTATTATTGGAAGTGAACGCGATATCTGGGACTGGATAAATGATAGAGGAAGTGGTGTATTACCTCAAAAGCATGCTATACTGGGAAACGTTAACGGACACAAATTGCAACAATTGGCAGACAGCGTTGAAATAACAGAATTACAAATCAACCATATTAGGAATATGTTGGACAGCATTAAGGAGAACGCCGAGAATACATAG